One Parageobacillus sp. KH3-4 genomic region harbors:
- a CDS encoding FAD synthetase family protein encodes MKVIYIDQNTDLSACKPEPCVIALGFFDGVHVGHRKIIETAKRLAKKKQLTLAVMTFFPHPSQVIPASKKVSSYLSPLSVKQEIFAELGVEKLYIVKFDENFSKLSHREFVDRFLISLCCRHAVAGFDFTYGYKGEGTMEQLEQDGKGIFEVTTVPEVKYKSKKISSSMIRQLLLSGMVHDVPYYLGDYYSVLCMIVDLEEEDKKMTFRARLEYDYMIPKIGKYIVRIEIDGNYYRGVCYISDKTLQTNMLDGMVIGLSKINAQQSMKLAFVRRLSDEEASANSKKFKSVI; translated from the coding sequence GTGAAAGTTATTTATATAGATCAAAATACAGACTTGTCTGCTTGTAAACCTGAACCATGTGTAATAGCGCTCGGCTTTTTTGACGGAGTACATGTAGGGCATCGAAAGATTATTGAGACGGCAAAACGACTTGCAAAAAAGAAACAATTAACACTGGCGGTGATGACCTTTTTTCCACATCCAAGCCAAGTGATTCCGGCATCCAAAAAAGTGAGCTCGTATCTTTCTCCTCTATCAGTAAAACAAGAGATTTTTGCGGAATTAGGAGTGGAAAAGCTTTATATTGTGAAATTTGATGAGAATTTTTCGAAACTTTCTCATCGGGAATTTGTTGATCGATTTCTGATCTCTCTCTGTTGTCGTCATGCGGTGGCAGGATTTGATTTTACGTACGGATATAAGGGAGAAGGAACAATGGAACAGCTCGAACAGGATGGGAAGGGAATATTTGAAGTTACAACCGTTCCAGAAGTGAAGTATAAAAGCAAAAAAATTAGTTCTTCGATGATTCGGCAGTTATTATTGTCCGGCATGGTTCATGATGTTCCGTATTATCTTGGAGATTATTATAGCGTTTTATGCATGATCGTCGATTTGGAAGAAGAGGATAAAAAGATGACTTTTCGTGCACGGTTGGAATATGATTATATGATTCCAAAAATAGGAAAGTATATTGTCCGAATAGAAATAGATGGAAATTATTATAGAGGAGTCTGCTATATTTCTGACAAAACGTTACAAACAAATATGTTGGATGGAATGGTTATTGGCTTGAGCAAAATAAACGCTCAACAATCTATGAAGCTCGCTTTTGTTAGACGTCTATCTGATGAGGAAGCATCTGCCAATAGTAAAAAGTTCAAATCTGTTATATAG
- the hpaI gene encoding 2,4-dihydroxyhept-2-ene-1,7-dioic acid aldolase: MAYEEIKQKLRGSIAPVITPFDSEGNIDFETMKKLIDWQIESGSHGISVTGTSGEPSSLTIEERKRVMETAKKAVNGRVPFIPATGSTNHAETLELTKFAQEIGADAAMVIVPYYNRPSQQALYKHFKAVADSVDIPIIIYNIPGRTAVNLEVQTMARLVEDCPNIIGAKESNKDFEHVNRVLLYCGRDFLLFSGIELLCYPMLAIGGAGSISATANVAPEKVAEMHNAWFEGDVKRAQDLHFELMELNDILFIETNPGPVKAALGMMGKITPKLRLPLDLPSEEVQEKIRQTLVKYNLLAEVTS; this comes from the coding sequence ATGGCTTACGAAGAGATTAAACAGAAATTAAGGGGATCGATCGCTCCTGTCATTACACCGTTTGACAGCGAAGGAAATATCGATTTTGAAACGATGAAAAAATTGATTGACTGGCAAATTGAAAGCGGAAGCCATGGAATTTCCGTCACAGGAACATCGGGAGAACCTAGCTCCTTAACGATTGAAGAGCGTAAGAGAGTAATGGAAACAGCGAAAAAAGCAGTAAATGGAAGAGTTCCATTTATTCCGGCGACTGGTTCCACGAATCATGCGGAAACGCTTGAATTGACAAAGTTTGCTCAAGAAATTGGCGCGGACGCCGCTATGGTGATTGTACCTTACTACAATAGGCCGTCCCAGCAGGCACTTTATAAGCATTTCAAAGCTGTCGCTGATTCGGTAGATATTCCGATTATTATTTATAACATTCCGGGAAGAACAGCAGTGAATTTAGAAGTGCAAACAATGGCGCGGCTCGTAGAAGATTGCCCGAATATTATCGGAGCGAAAGAGTCCAATAAAGATTTTGAACACGTCAATCGCGTTCTTCTTTATTGCGGCAGAGATTTTCTCTTATTCTCCGGTATTGAGTTGCTATGCTATCCGATGCTGGCGATTGGAGGCGCGGGATCGATTAGCGCTACAGCGAACGTGGCGCCGGAAAAAGTAGCGGAAATGCACAACGCGTGGTTTGAAGGAGATGTGAAACGGGCGCAAGATCTTCATTTTGAGCTGATGGAGTTAAACGATATTTTATTCATAGAAACAAATCCAGGACCGGTAAAGGCAGCGTTGGGAATGATGGGAAAAATTACGCCGAAGCTGCGGCTGCCGCTTGATTTGCCAAGCGAAGAGGTTCAGGAGAAAATCCGGCAGACGCTCGTGAAATACAATCTATTAGCGGAAGTAACATCATGA
- a CDS encoding fumarylacetoacetate hydrolase family protein, whose protein sequence is MAKAFFKIAGISYTMESEVDPERNTVVIDGTEYGANQLQWEAPVSGAIYGVLLNYKGEWERFRKQMTKPPYCQPPSAPILYMKPGNTVNVHGGCIPLPDGVSELQVGAALGVVIGQTATKVEKERAFDYINGYTIVNDVTIPHETIYRPSVKERSRDGFTPVGPWVVDKKDVDNPDSLDIRVFVNDRLVQHNNTKHLIRPVASLLADITEFMTLYPGDVLLVGVPERAPLVKSGDYVRIEIEKIGSLENTIVHERDWIKEIGSHETRAHSV, encoded by the coding sequence GTGGCTAAAGCATTTTTTAAAATTGCCGGAATTTCCTATACGATGGAATCGGAAGTAGATCCAGAGAGAAATACAGTGGTCATTGATGGAACGGAGTACGGTGCGAATCAACTGCAATGGGAAGCACCAGTGTCGGGCGCCATTTATGGCGTACTTTTAAACTACAAAGGGGAATGGGAGCGGTTTCGGAAGCAAATGACGAAGCCACCGTACTGTCAACCTCCTAGTGCTCCAATTTTGTATATGAAACCAGGCAATACGGTAAATGTGCACGGAGGATGTATTCCGTTGCCAGATGGCGTGTCTGAGCTGCAGGTTGGGGCGGCGCTTGGCGTGGTCATTGGGCAAACCGCGACGAAAGTAGAAAAAGAACGAGCATTCGATTATATCAATGGATATACGATCGTAAATGATGTCACCATTCCGCACGAAACGATTTATCGTCCTTCTGTCAAGGAGCGTTCAAGGGATGGATTTACTCCGGTGGGACCATGGGTGGTCGATAAAAAGGATGTGGATAATCCAGATTCGCTCGATATACGAGTGTTTGTCAATGACCGCTTAGTCCAGCATAATAACACGAAACATTTAATCCGCCCCGTGGCATCATTATTGGCAGATATTACTGAGTTTATGACATTATATCCGGGGGATGTCCTGCTTGTTGGTGTTCCAGAACGCGCGCCGCTTGTGAAATCTGGGGATTATGTGCGCATTGAAATTGAGAAAATCGGAAGTTTAGAAAATACGATTGTACATGAAAGAGATTGGATAAAGGAGATTGGATCTCATGAAACGCGCGCGCATAGCGTTTAA
- a CDS encoding fumarylacetoacetate hydrolase family protein, whose product MKRARIAFNGAVYEAVVEESGLLKLNNGRAVKEEEVTWLPPVEPRTIFALGLNYADHAQELSFSAPKEPLIFFKGKNTLIGHRGETPRPSDATFMHYECELVVVIGKMARKVKAEEAYEYVQGYTIANDYAIRDYLENYYRPNFRVKNRDNCTPIGPWLVDKTDIDDPMNLTLRTYVNGKLVQEGNTKNMIFSIPALIEYLSSFMTLNAGDMILTGTPKGAVNVNVGDEVVTEIEKIGRLMNKIV is encoded by the coding sequence ATGAAACGCGCGCGCATAGCGTTTAACGGTGCTGTTTACGAGGCGGTAGTAGAGGAAAGCGGGCTCCTGAAATTGAATAATGGACGCGCCGTGAAAGAAGAGGAAGTGACATGGCTTCCTCCTGTTGAGCCGCGGACGATTTTCGCGTTAGGGCTAAATTATGCCGATCATGCGCAAGAATTATCGTTTTCAGCTCCGAAAGAGCCGCTTATCTTTTTCAAAGGAAAAAATACATTAATTGGACATCGCGGCGAAACGCCGAGACCTTCCGATGCGACGTTTATGCATTATGAATGTGAACTTGTTGTCGTAATCGGAAAAATGGCGCGAAAGGTTAAAGCGGAAGAAGCGTATGAGTATGTTCAAGGCTATACGATTGCAAACGATTACGCGATTCGCGATTATTTGGAAAATTATTATCGCCCGAATTTCCGTGTGAAGAATCGCGATAACTGCACGCCGATTGGCCCATGGTTGGTCGATAAGACAGATATTGATGACCCGATGAACCTCACATTGCGCACGTATGTGAACGGAAAATTAGTACAAGAAGGAAATACAAAGAATATGATTTTTAGTATTCCAGCACTAATTGAATATTTAAGCAGTTTTATGACATTGAATGCCGGCGATATGATACTCACTGGAACGCCAAAAGGGGCAGTCAATGTCAATGTGGGCGATGAAGTTGTCACCGAAATCGAAAAAATCGGTCGATTAATGAACAAAATCGTATGA
- a CDS encoding 5-carboxymethyl-2-hydroxymuconate Delta-isomerase — protein sequence MPHFILEYTDNIAKEANIHELLCKVHQVLISRSDLFPIGGIRSRAIELKEYYVADGTEDDAFVHGTLKIGAGRSEADKKAVCKEIFNVMKDHFSALCEKRYLAISLELYEFSESGTYKHNNIHRRYQK from the coding sequence ATGCCTCACTTTATTTTGGAATACACTGATAATATTGCAAAAGAAGCGAATATTCATGAACTATTGTGCAAAGTTCATCAAGTGCTTATCTCGCGAAGTGATTTGTTCCCGATCGGTGGTATTCGTTCCAGAGCGATTGAATTGAAAGAATATTACGTTGCTGACGGTACAGAGGACGATGCGTTTGTGCATGGCACATTAAAAATCGGAGCAGGACGTTCGGAAGCGGATAAAAAAGCGGTTTGTAAGGAAATTTTTAACGTCATGAAAGATCATTTCTCCGCGCTTTGCGAAAAACGATATTTGGCGATATCTCTAGAATTATATGAATTTAGTGAATCTGGAACATATAAACATAATAATATTCATCGCCGTTACCAAAAGTAA
- the hpaE gene encoding 5-carboxymethyl-2-hydroxymuconate semialdehyde dehydrogenase: MAGKIGNVLHYINGDFVEGASGNYFENINPFTNEVINEVAEGLKVDIDAAVRAAKEAFNNGPWRTMSVQERMTYILRIADLIEKYAEEISYLESLDTGLPISQTKKQAARAAENFRFYAEMVKSRMVGEAYHVDGQFLNYTIYKPIGVAGLITPWNAPFMLETWKVAPALATGNTVVLKPAEWSPLTANKLAEIIHEAGLPKGVFNVVHGFGETAGASLVAHPDVRLISFTGETTTGSEIIKNSADTLKKTSMELGGKSPIIVFADADLEKALDAVVWGIFSFNGERCTANSRLFLEKSIYDLFVEKLKERVKNISIGDPMDPSTEVGPLIHRKHWETVMNYIEIAKQEGAEVYSANVPEELKKGNFVAPTLLLNCHNSMKVAQEEIFGPVMAVMSFETEEEVIRMANDVKYGLAAYVWTNDIKRGHRVAQSIESGMAWVNSQNVRDLRIPFGGTKYSGIGREGGHYSFDFYTEVQVIHVSIGDHPIPKFGKAKQHSAASAQHG; the protein is encoded by the coding sequence ATGGCAGGCAAAATTGGCAACGTGCTTCACTATATCAATGGAGACTTTGTTGAAGGCGCTTCAGGTAACTATTTTGAAAATATAAACCCGTTTACGAACGAAGTCATTAATGAAGTGGCGGAAGGATTGAAAGTGGATATTGACGCGGCTGTCCGTGCAGCGAAAGAAGCGTTTAACAATGGTCCGTGGCGGACGATGTCTGTCCAGGAGCGAATGACGTATATTTTGCGAATTGCCGATTTAATTGAAAAATATGCAGAGGAAATTTCGTATTTGGAATCGCTTGATACGGGGCTTCCAATCAGCCAAACGAAAAAGCAGGCGGCTCGCGCTGCTGAAAATTTCCGATTTTATGCGGAAATGGTGAAAAGCCGCATGGTTGGGGAAGCGTATCACGTGGACGGGCAATTTCTCAATTACACCATTTACAAACCAATCGGTGTAGCAGGATTAATTACGCCGTGGAATGCGCCATTTATGCTAGAAACATGGAAAGTTGCGCCTGCACTGGCTACTGGGAATACCGTCGTGTTGAAGCCAGCGGAATGGTCGCCGCTGACGGCAAATAAACTGGCAGAAATTATTCATGAAGCGGGACTGCCAAAAGGGGTATTTAACGTTGTGCACGGTTTTGGAGAAACTGCAGGTGCTTCCCTTGTCGCACATCCGGATGTGCGCCTCATTTCCTTTACGGGTGAAACAACAACGGGATCGGAAATTATCAAAAACAGTGCTGATACGTTGAAAAAGACGTCGATGGAATTAGGCGGAAAATCTCCGATTATCGTCTTTGCGGACGCGGACTTAGAAAAGGCGCTGGATGCGGTAGTATGGGGCATTTTCTCCTTCAATGGCGAAAGATGTACTGCTAATTCCCGCTTGTTTTTAGAAAAATCGATTTACGATTTGTTTGTCGAAAAGCTAAAGGAACGAGTGAAAAACATTTCCATCGGAGACCCGATGGACCCGTCGACGGAAGTAGGACCGCTCATTCACCGAAAACATTGGGAAACGGTAATGAATTATATCGAAATCGCGAAACAAGAAGGAGCGGAAGTCTATTCAGCCAACGTTCCGGAGGAGCTGAAAAAAGGAAACTTTGTGGCGCCTACGCTGTTATTGAATTGTCATAACAGCATGAAAGTGGCGCAGGAAGAAATTTTTGGTCCAGTTATGGCAGTGATGTCATTCGAAACGGAAGAAGAAGTGATTCGGATGGCAAATGACGTAAAATACGGACTAGCGGCATATGTATGGACGAATGATATAAAACGAGGCCATCGCGTCGCCCAATCGATCGAAAGCGGAATGGCGTGGGTCAACTCGCAAAACGTCAGGGATTTGCGCATTCCGTTTGGAGGCACGAAATACAGTGGTATCGGCCGAGAAGGCGGGCATTACAGCTTCGATTTTTATACAGAAGTGCAAGTGATCCACGTTTCTATCGGAGATCATCCTATACCAAAATTCGGAAAAGCGAAGCAACATTCTGCTGCTTCCGCTCAACATGGATAA
- a CDS encoding GntR family transcriptional regulator, with protein sequence MEPKTKNKTQIAYEYILSRIENGVYGPGYRIVIDQIARELSLSSIPVREAIRQLEAEGWIQYKPYTGAIVSNINEKEYLETLSVLAVLEGYATALSSGNMKEGMIQQLAELNKKMEQALQEFDFERFSELNYEFHALIYKHCGNAYLEEQIKQIWQRMKRIRAYGFTFVPQRAKESIKEHEEIIRLLKEQAPRNEIEDFVRQHKLNTAEAFKNR encoded by the coding sequence ATGGAGCCAAAAACAAAAAACAAAACACAAATCGCCTACGAATATATTCTTTCTCGCATCGAAAACGGCGTGTATGGACCGGGATATCGGATCGTCATCGATCAAATTGCCCGAGAGTTGAGCTTGAGTAGCATTCCGGTCAGAGAGGCAATCCGTCAATTGGAAGCGGAAGGGTGGATTCAATACAAGCCTTATACTGGTGCGATCGTCAGCAACATTAACGAGAAAGAATATTTAGAAACGTTGTCTGTCCTAGCGGTGCTTGAAGGATATGCGACAGCGCTAAGCTCCGGTAATATGAAGGAGGGGATGATTCAACAATTAGCAGAATTAAATAAAAAGATGGAGCAGGCGCTGCAGGAATTTGACTTTGAGCGATTTAGTGAACTCAATTATGAATTTCATGCGCTCATTTACAAACATTGCGGCAATGCGTATTTAGAAGAGCAAATTAAGCAAATTTGGCAGCGAATGAAGCGAATCCGCGCGTATGGGTTTACATTTGTACCGCAGCGGGCGAAGGAATCCATTAAAGAACATGAGGAAATTATCCGTCTGTTAAAGGAACAAGCGCCACGAAACGAAATTGAGGACTTTGTTCGTCAGCACAAATTAAATACGGCGGAAGCGTTCAAAAATCGCTAA
- a CDS encoding ABC transporter substrate-binding protein yields the protein MRKCLSAMISILCVFILASCGKEPSNGSESEVIKIGGIFSASGEAAPLGKPEMGTVKMLVKELNENGGVNGKKIELIAYDDKSDQNEAVLSTKKLIEQEKVMAIIGGTTSGNALAMIPQIEKSGIPYISLAASKQIVQPDDHSPRNWTFKTAQGDDIVISKLLSYLKEKGLQKVAWLNVANAYGTSGHEEFKRFAPDYGIKAIIEEEFEATVDDAKAMLTKVKKANPQAIIVWGTAQESAVVTKNIHQLGINVPVIESQGIGTKGFIDLAGEAAEGVIFPVGRILVAEQLPDSDPQKETLLKYKKDFEKAYNYEPTTFGGHAWDAFHLLINAIKEAGTDKEKIKEKLENTKNFVGISGIFNMDKNDHTGLTVDSLVMVQIKDGKFVLAE from the coding sequence ATGAGAAAGTGTTTGTCCGCTATGATATCTATTTTATGCGTATTCATTCTTGCTTCGTGTGGCAAGGAGCCTTCGAACGGTTCTGAATCCGAAGTTATTAAAATCGGTGGAATCTTTTCTGCCTCTGGGGAAGCTGCACCATTAGGAAAACCGGAAATGGGGACAGTGAAGATGCTCGTCAAGGAACTGAACGAAAATGGCGGGGTTAATGGCAAAAAAATAGAATTAATTGCCTATGATGATAAATCAGACCAAAATGAAGCGGTATTATCCACGAAAAAACTTATTGAACAAGAAAAAGTCATGGCGATTATTGGTGGCACGACTAGTGGCAATGCACTTGCAATGATTCCTCAAATCGAAAAATCAGGCATTCCGTACATCTCCTTAGCAGCCAGTAAACAAATAGTCCAACCTGATGATCATTCTCCAAGAAATTGGACATTTAAAACGGCCCAAGGTGACGATATTGTGATTTCTAAACTGTTAAGCTATTTAAAAGAAAAAGGACTGCAAAAAGTGGCATGGCTTAATGTTGCGAACGCTTACGGGACAAGCGGGCATGAGGAATTTAAGCGTTTTGCCCCTGATTACGGGATAAAAGCAATTATTGAGGAAGAATTTGAAGCAACCGTTGACGATGCAAAAGCGATGCTGACGAAGGTAAAAAAAGCAAATCCGCAAGCAATTATCGTGTGGGGGACCGCTCAAGAATCAGCGGTTGTTACAAAAAATATTCATCAGTTAGGTATTAATGTGCCAGTTATTGAAAGTCAAGGAATCGGTACAAAGGGGTTTATTGATTTAGCGGGAGAAGCTGCGGAAGGAGTCATTTTTCCAGTTGGACGTATTTTAGTAGCAGAACAATTGCCGGATAGTGACCCGCAAAAAGAAACGTTACTGAAGTATAAGAAAGATTTTGAAAAAGCGTATAACTATGAACCAACTACATTTGGCGGACATGCATGGGATGCGTTCCATTTGTTAATAAATGCGATCAAAGAAGCAGGAACAGATAAAGAAAAAATAAAAGAAAAATTGGAAAACACGAAAAACTTTGTTGGAATATCGGGAATTTTTAATATGGATAAAAACGACCATACCGGATTAACAGTAGATAGCTTAGTAATGGTGCAAATCAAAGATGGCAAATTTGTGCTTGCGGAGTAA
- a CDS encoding branched-chain amino acid ABC transporter permease, which produces MDIWNQFVQLFFSGLTVGSIYALVALGFVITYSITGILNLSQGDFAMLGALICISFVNSGFPFVIAILLSVVLVMIIGGLFERSAIHPARYSSTATLIIITIGAAFVFRGIAIFVWGTQPYALRPFTGNDSLQIFGAVIQTQNIWAIGISLVSLAVLYFFFNKTYMGKAVTACVVNPFAARLMGIQPLKMSFGAIVISAGLGALAGIIIAPISGASYDMGVMIGLKAFIAAVIGGLTNAPAAIAGAFIIGILEAFTEGYFSSGYKDAISFGLLLLVLFFMPNGIFAKASGKRV; this is translated from the coding sequence ATGGACATATGGAACCAGTTTGTGCAACTGTTTTTTTCAGGGTTGACGGTTGGTAGCATTTACGCATTAGTCGCACTAGGATTTGTGATTACTTATAGCATTACTGGGATTTTAAATTTGTCTCAAGGTGATTTTGCGATGCTGGGGGCGCTTATTTGTATTTCCTTTGTAAACAGTGGTTTTCCTTTTGTTATCGCCATATTGCTTAGTGTTGTTCTAGTGATGATCATCGGTGGATTATTTGAAAGATCTGCTATTCATCCAGCGAGGTATTCATCTACAGCTACATTAATTATTATTACGATTGGGGCAGCATTTGTTTTTCGGGGAATTGCGATTTTTGTGTGGGGAACGCAGCCTTATGCGTTACGGCCGTTTACTGGCAATGACTCTTTACAGATTTTTGGGGCTGTCATTCAAACGCAAAATATATGGGCGATTGGAATTTCTTTAGTCAGTTTAGCAGTTTTATATTTCTTCTTTAATAAAACCTATATGGGAAAAGCGGTGACAGCTTGCGTTGTGAATCCTTTTGCTGCTCGTCTAATGGGAATTCAACCGCTGAAAATGTCATTTGGAGCCATTGTTATTAGCGCAGGTCTTGGGGCATTAGCAGGAATCATTATTGCCCCTATTTCCGGTGCTTCGTATGACATGGGAGTGATGATCGGCCTAAAAGCGTTTATCGCTGCGGTAATTGGAGGGCTGACAAATGCTCCCGCTGCCATTGCTGGAGCTTTTATAATAGGGATTTTAGAAGCGTTTACGGAAGGATATTTTTCTTCAGGATATAAAGATGCGATTAGTTTCGGATTACTTCTGCTTGTTTTGTTTTTTATGCCAAATGGGATTTTTGCAAAGGCGTCTGGGAAACGAGTATAA
- a CDS encoding branched-chain amino acid ABC transporter permease, protein MGLDLKKIYNGSTKGSLLVAVILLGLPLVFSTNNYLLSTLIMIGFYTIVSTGLTLLMGYAGQISLGQAAFYGIGAYTSAYFTTHFGLSPWLAMIVGAILAAMVAFVIGIPAFRLREHYLALATLGFGVIVFTFFKEWKEITGGLNGFFGIPPISLFGITIQTDFQFYYLVWVFALIGILFARNIVQSRIGRALLSIHGSEIAANSLGVNITKYKLQMFMISAIYAAVAGSLYAHYVTFINPQLFEMITSIYFLIMVVIGGAGSVWGGLIGAAVYVCLGELLKEIVPLFIPNAGGEFEIVFFGILLVIMLIYMPNGLSRSVPKIVKRLLPAWHRKNESMLVSENENASSIGGERL, encoded by the coding sequence ATGGGTTTGGATTTAAAGAAAATATATAATGGAAGCACAAAAGGATCCCTTCTGGTTGCTGTAATTTTGCTTGGCTTACCACTTGTTTTTTCAACGAATAACTATTTGTTAAGCACGCTTATTATGATTGGATTTTATACGATTGTGAGCACAGGATTGACATTGCTGATGGGATACGCAGGGCAAATATCGCTAGGACAAGCAGCATTTTATGGAATCGGAGCTTATACGTCTGCGTATTTCACTACTCATTTTGGGCTTTCTCCGTGGCTTGCCATGATTGTTGGAGCGATCCTCGCGGCAATGGTAGCATTTGTTATTGGCATTCCTGCATTTCGGTTAAGAGAACATTACTTAGCATTGGCCACTTTAGGTTTTGGCGTCATTGTATTCACTTTTTTTAAGGAATGGAAGGAAATTACTGGTGGATTAAACGGATTTTTTGGAATTCCGCCTATCAGTCTATTTGGGATTACCATTCAAACGGATTTTCAGTTTTATTATCTTGTATGGGTTTTCGCATTGATCGGCATTCTTTTTGCGCGTAATATTGTTCAATCTAGAATAGGCAGAGCGCTGTTATCGATTCATGGAAGTGAAATTGCAGCCAATTCGTTAGGAGTAAACATTACAAAATATAAGCTGCAAATGTTTATGATCAGCGCCATTTATGCAGCTGTTGCAGGCAGTTTGTATGCGCATTATGTTACATTTATCAACCCGCAATTATTTGAAATGATTACGTCTATTTATTTTTTAATTATGGTCGTAATCGGTGGGGCGGGAAGTGTCTGGGGTGGTTTGATCGGCGCGGCAGTATACGTATGTCTAGGAGAGTTGTTAAAAGAGATCGTTCCACTATTTATTCCGAATGCCGGCGGGGAATTTGAGATTGTGTTTTTTGGAATTTTGCTTGTCATTATGCTTATTTATATGCCAAACGGATTGTCACGTTCCGTACCGAAAATAGTGAAACGGTTGTTGCCTGCCTGGCATCGAAAAAACGAATCAATGCTTGTTTCGGAAAATGAGAATGCCAGCTCTATAGGGGGAGAACGTCTATGA
- a CDS encoding ABC transporter ATP-binding protein, whose amino-acid sequence MKENVLLQVHQLSKSFGGVHAIQDVSFHVHDREIIAVIGPNGAGKTTLFNVITGILRPTSGSIVFKGVSTAGKKPFQLAQLGMTRTFQNLQVFGNMTVIENVMVGLHTRLKTGIFSAGFRLPLVSKEEKQALEQAFACLQQVGIEYLAFEKADVLPYGMQRLVELARAAASNPSLILLDEPMAGLNPQESKKLVEVLLEMRSNGMTFLFVEHDMETVMSIADRIVVLDYGKKIAEGRPEEIARHPDVIKAYLGEEEMI is encoded by the coding sequence ATGAAGGAAAATGTGCTTTTACAAGTCCACCAATTATCCAAATCGTTTGGAGGCGTTCATGCCATACAGGACGTCTCGTTTCACGTTCATGATCGAGAAATTATTGCGGTCATTGGACCGAATGGGGCAGGTAAGACGACGTTGTTCAACGTTATTACAGGCATTCTCCGGCCAACGAGCGGTTCTATTGTTTTCAAAGGGGTTTCCACCGCTGGCAAAAAGCCTTTTCAGCTTGCACAGCTAGGCATGACGAGAACGTTTCAAAATCTTCAAGTATTTGGGAATATGACCGTAATTGAGAATGTTATGGTTGGTCTGCACACGAGGTTAAAAACTGGGATATTCAGCGCGGGTTTTCGTTTGCCACTGGTGTCAAAAGAGGAGAAACAAGCGTTGGAACAGGCGTTTGCATGTTTGCAACAAGTCGGGATTGAATATCTTGCTTTTGAAAAAGCCGACGTATTACCGTACGGAATGCAGCGGTTAGTGGAGCTTGCAAGAGCCGCTGCTTCCAATCCTTCCCTTATTTTATTAGATGAGCCGATGGCTGGGTTAAATCCGCAAGAATCAAAAAAGTTAGTGGAAGTTTTATTGGAGATGAGAAGCAATGGCATGACATTTTTATTTGTCGAACATGATATGGAAACGGTAATGTCAATTGCGGACCGAATCGTTGTATTAGACTACGGGAAAAAAATCGCAGAAGGAAGACCTGAAGAAATTGCCCGGCACCCGGATGTCATTAAAGCGTATTTAGGGGAAGAGGAGATGATATAG